From Mucilaginibacter rubeus, a single genomic window includes:
- the murG gene encoding undecaprenyldiphospho-muramoylpentapeptide beta-N-acetylglucosaminyltransferase: MKDATQKHSLQGAGGASPRIIISGGGTGGHIFPAISIANALKNIDPNTEILFVGANGRMEMDKVPAAGYKIIGLDIQGIQRGSIVKNLMFPVKLANSVRKAIKIIKDFKPDAAVGVGGYASGPLLYAASLKGIPYLIQEQNSYAGITNKWLGKHAQKICVAFDGMEKFFPADKIIKTGNPIRKDAVNIAGKHMQALELYHLSHFKKTILITGGSLGARTLNNSIMNGIDKLLAADVQVIWQTGKFYYKSIIEKLGENYHPDLQIREFLTRMDLAYAAADVIISRAGAGTIAELCAIKKPVILVPSPNVAEDHQTKNALALVHENAAVFVADRDAEAKLVDRALELFEDRDLQKKLSNNIGKMAMPNADEVIAKELIQIISNN; the protein is encoded by the coding sequence ATGAAAGACGCAACTCAAAAGCACTCCCTTCAGGGGGCGGGGGGGGCGTCGCCGCGTATCATCATCAGCGGTGGCGGAACAGGAGGACATATCTTCCCGGCTATCTCTATTGCCAATGCTTTAAAAAATATTGATCCCAATACCGAGATTCTGTTTGTAGGCGCTAACGGTCGTATGGAAATGGATAAAGTTCCGGCGGCGGGTTATAAAATTATCGGTTTGGATATCCAGGGGATTCAGCGTGGTTCCATTGTCAAAAACCTGATGTTCCCTGTCAAGCTTGCCAATAGCGTGCGCAAGGCTATCAAAATCATTAAAGATTTTAAACCTGATGCCGCGGTTGGTGTCGGCGGATATGCTTCAGGGCCGCTGTTATATGCCGCGTCGCTAAAGGGGATTCCATACCTCATACAGGAGCAAAACTCGTACGCGGGTATTACTAATAAATGGTTAGGCAAACACGCCCAAAAGATCTGCGTGGCCTTTGATGGTATGGAGAAGTTTTTTCCTGCCGATAAAATCATAAAAACCGGTAACCCCATCCGTAAGGATGCCGTGAACATTGCCGGTAAACATATGCAGGCTTTGGAGTTGTACCATTTGTCGCACTTTAAAAAAACGATACTGATAACCGGTGGCAGCCTTGGGGCACGTACGCTGAACAATAGTATCATGAATGGTATTGATAAACTGCTGGCTGCCGATGTACAGGTGATATGGCAAACCGGCAAGTTTTATTATAAAAGCATCATCGAAAAGCTGGGCGAAAACTATCACCCCGATCTGCAGATCAGGGAGTTTTTAACCCGGATGGACCTGGCTTATGCCGCTGCCGATGTTATTATATCAAGGGCAGGGGCCGGCACTATTGCCGAGTTGTGCGCCATCAAAAAGCCGGTGATCCTGGTGCCTTCGCCCAATGTGGCTGAAGATCATCAAACCAAAAACGCTTTGGCCCTGGTACATGAAAACGCGGCCGTTTTTGTGGCCGACCGGGACGCCGAAGCAAAGCTGGTTGACAGGGCGCTTGAATTATTTGAAGACCGCGACCTGCAGAAAAAATTGAGCAATAACATTGGTAAAATGGCCATGCCAAATGCCGATGAAGTTATAGCAAAGGAACTTATCCAAATAATAAGTAACAATTAA